AACATAAGGTCTTCCCCGCCACCGCATCCGACGCCCGCGCCCAATGATCGTCAACTCATACCAATCATCGCGCTCCAGCGTTATGTCAGCAGCCTTCGCCCCCTCCTCAATGTGATCGGGGTTGCCCGTGCCCACAAGCGGAATAACACCGCCGGGGAGTGCCATCAACCACGCCAGTGAGATCTGTCCCGGCGTTACGCCGTACCGTTCAGCGACTA
The nucleotide sequence above comes from Candidatus Poribacteria bacterium. Encoded proteins:
- a CDS encoding aldo/keto reductase, with amino-acid sequence LAAVCLEKKMNVLCYSPLAGGLLTGNKPLPHTFDQGYGDWQEQREQGVVAQVKIVAERYGVTPGQISLAWLMALPGGVIPLVGTGNPDHIEEGAKAADITLERDDWYELTIIGRGRRMRWRGRPYVYLKDR